In Candidatus Defluviibacterium haderslevense, the following are encoded in one genomic region:
- a CDS encoding PQQ-binding-like beta-propeller repeat protein: MKTLFPFLLIINLVTTLFSSCDEHMPIDPCEIKPCDTVVIKPPTKDSNIVWQYNADTINNSCVSILPVLYENTILFTNGTRNLGEPFVFFNKNTGEIINQAIDPENTDGISAGIYQYKNYTVITDWYKIYVFDLKQNTLFKTFNLRDLGYEGLPRIGGLGEYVFIPVEKIGASKQEYANTWLRWNILTDQMDKILTIEDQGTFVAGFESLAFWLKPNGDTVMIFQNRQYDFINRNRRIDMYAYNMTQKKYEWKIDSFTRTRNTSVFPILVKEDRFYFQGSNEAFCFSCIDGHQIWNRYFPGEGFFRTNAVLAEGKYIIKGESDKLYALDESSGIIVWENSKAGASQSNMIYNKGRIFYETGQDGLGVLRGLRVSTGKVEWTYFSSNYPKYSNVSFGLSGIAIDPVTDYIYANDRVFHMCIKLPK, from the coding sequence ATGAAAACATTATTTCCTTTTTTATTAATAATCAATTTAGTTACAACATTATTTAGTTCATGTGATGAGCACATGCCTATAGATCCTTGTGAGATTAAACCTTGCGATACGGTGGTAATAAAACCACCCACTAAAGATTCAAATATTGTATGGCAATACAATGCAGATACTATTAATAATAGTTGCGTTTCCATTTTACCCGTACTATATGAGAATACTATCCTATTTACAAATGGTACCAGAAACTTAGGTGAACCCTTTGTCTTTTTTAATAAAAATACGGGAGAAATCATAAATCAAGCTATAGATCCGGAAAATACTGATGGGATTTCTGCTGGAATATACCAATATAAAAATTATACTGTCATAACCGATTGGTATAAAATATATGTTTTTGACCTTAAACAGAATACGCTGTTTAAAACATTTAATTTAAGGGATTTAGGCTATGAAGGATTACCAAGAATTGGTGGACTAGGAGAATATGTGTTTATTCCAGTAGAAAAAATTGGAGCATCAAAGCAAGAGTATGCTAATACTTGGTTGCGATGGAATATTCTCACCGATCAAATGGATAAAATCTTAACCATTGAGGATCAGGGAACTTTTGTTGCCGGATTCGAATCTTTAGCTTTTTGGCTAAAGCCTAATGGTGATACAGTGATGATATTTCAGAATAGACAGTATGATTTTATCAATCGAAATCGTCGAATCGATATGTATGCTTATAATATGACTCAAAAAAAATATGAATGGAAAATTGACTCTTTTACTCGAACGAGAAATACGAGTGTATTTCCAATCTTAGTGAAGGAGGATCGCTTTTATTTTCAAGGAAGTAATGAAGCATTTTGTTTTAGTTGTATAGACGGACATCAGATATGGAATAGATATTTTCCAGGAGAAGGATTCTTTCGCACAAATGCAGTACTCGCTGAAGGAAAATATATTATAAAAGGAGAATCAGATAAGTTGTACGCTTTAGATGAAAGTTCTGGAATAATAGTTTGGGAAAATTCTAAAGCAGGAGCGTCTCAATCCAATATGATTTATAACAAAGGGCGAATATTTTATGAAACAGGACAAGATGGTTTGGGTGTTTTGCGAGGGCTTCGAGTTTCTACGGGTAAAGTAGAATGGACTTATTTCTCCAGTAATTATCCTAAATACAGTAATGTTTCATTTGGACTATCTGGAATAGCCATCGATCCAGTAACAGATTACATTTATGCCAATGATAGAGTATTTCACATGTGTATAAAATTACCGAAATAG
- a CDS encoding adenylate/guanylate cyclase domain-containing protein, producing the protein MPSLIIAIAYIFFRIYKFNHEILFLIIAYSLFIDYAYWPDCNNQQIFLYGQITLLIPVAFVTLLRPYFYLINICIQLLTGVVMYQFLCNHTLFAFLKLKEFVPILIGSITAYSVAVFRYYLIKKNFVFSLLLKEALDLVKSERDKSDRLLENILPIEVADELKKNGMAKARYYENATVMFTDFKHFTNISEQLTPDQLVDELNFCFTAFDHIIEQYGLEKIKTIGDSYMCAGGLPKPNDTHVLDVVSAAKAIISFMKEHNLKRSQQNKHQFEIRIGINTGHLVAGIIGINKFAYDIWGDTVNIASRMESSGEEGRINISGSTYDQLKGKIPCEYRGKIKAKNKGKIDMYFVS; encoded by the coding sequence ATGCCTTCATTAATTATTGCTATAGCTTATATTTTTTTTAGAATATACAAGTTTAATCATGAGATACTGTTTTTAATTATTGCTTATAGTTTGTTTATCGATTATGCCTATTGGCCGGATTGTAACAATCAACAAATATTTTTATATGGTCAGATAACACTTCTGATCCCGGTTGCATTTGTGACCTTATTGCGGCCTTATTTTTATTTGATTAACATCTGCATCCAATTGTTAACCGGTGTTGTCATGTATCAATTTCTGTGCAATCACACACTGTTTGCATTTTTAAAATTGAAAGAATTTGTTCCCATTTTAATTGGATCCATTACGGCCTATTCTGTAGCGGTGTTTAGATATTATCTGATTAAGAAGAATTTTGTTTTTAGTTTGTTATTAAAAGAAGCGCTCGACTTAGTCAAAAGTGAAAGAGATAAATCGGATCGCTTATTGGAAAATATTTTACCTATAGAAGTTGCCGATGAACTTAAAAAAAATGGAATGGCCAAAGCCCGATATTATGAAAATGCTACTGTGATGTTTACAGATTTCAAACATTTTACCAATATTAGTGAACAACTTACACCGGATCAGCTCGTTGATGAACTGAACTTTTGTTTTACTGCTTTTGACCATATCATTGAACAATATGGATTAGAGAAAATCAAAACCATAGGTGATTCTTATATGTGCGCTGGAGGATTGCCCAAACCAAATGACACTCATGTTCTGGATGTCGTTAGTGCGGCAAAGGCCATAATATCTTTTATGAAAGAACATAACCTTAAGAGATCACAACAAAACAAACACCAATTTGAAATTAGAATTGGTATCAATACCGGTCATCTGGTAGCCGGCATCATTGGTATCAATAAATTTGCCTATGATATTTGGGGCGACACAGTTAATATTGCCTCAAGAATGGAAAGCAGTGGCGAGGAAGGCAGAATCAATATTTCCGGTTCCACTTATGACCAATTGAAAGGCAAAATTCCATGTGAATATCGTGGCAAGATTAAAGCTAAAAACAAGGGTAAAATTGATATGTATTTTGTATCATAG